The Tachyglossus aculeatus isolate mTacAcu1 chromosome 15, mTacAcu1.pri, whole genome shotgun sequence DNA window TCCCCTTAAACTATGGGTCAGGATCAGTGTTAGGTTTGATGATAGTGGATCcaccacagtgtttagcacagagaaagcactttaacaaataccgcaatcattactattattattattaagataaaacTTGGGAGGCAAACCTAGTTATTTACAGAGCGGAGGAAGCCTGGCCCTCTAAATATGAGGAGTTCCATGAGGGGTGGCTCCTTTTCTTAACATCTTTCTGTCCTTTTCACCTTATTCTACTCCAGCTGTATCGGCTTTATCCAACATCCGAAGAGCAAGTTCGGTAGAGGTGACGTCCTAGAAATGAAGGCAAAGGAGACTGGTCAAATGGAGGCCCTTCACACTGAGATTCTTTGGCTCGTTTCCCAGACGACCCTGCGGGAGAGGTCACCTTTGATAGCCGCGGTGTTGCCACACAGCTTGAGGTGGGAGCCTCGTTTCTGTTGGTGGTCAGATGAGCTTTGAGGTAGGCTCTTGGCTGTGAATAAGGCCTTATCCTAAAGGGGATATGAGCACTTCCTGCGATATTCAGACTGAAGGCCAACTGGCCAACCAGGAGCTGGGTGACCTGCAGTCTGCGACGGCGGTTAGGTGGCAATGTGGGTGGATCAGACGAGAGGACAATCCTTAAGGCCATCATtacctcgccccccaccccctctgccccttccccaccccgacCCAGCTGGGTGTTGAGAGTCCTCGAAGCGTTCAAGGTTGGTTTGTGAGTTCTCGGGGATCAAGGGAATTGTTGCAGGAGCTAACAAAAAGAGGACTGAAAGTGTTTGAGTGATGAATGGGAGGAAATAGCCAACGAGCTGGCCTAGAAAACGTGATACGGTTGAGTTGGAAGATTGTAAGGAATACCAGCCAGAACAGCTCATCGGAAAAGTGGAGGCATATGAAACACTTTTGCAAAATAGAATTAGAAATTGTCAGAAAGCTTGTCGTTTTAGGGATAAACTGGGCAATGCTTCAGGGAGGTTTATAATAGTTAAACAGTTTGAAATGTCCAGCAAGAGGCATAGGAGAAAGGAATTTGGAGGAGAACAAATAAAACTCTACAATTATattttttgggctttttttttccattgacaAATGAAATTGAATTTTTCCATGGCTTCCAGAAAGTATTCTCCCAGGACTGTGCACTGTCTGATATCCACAAAGGTTTAAAGCAAATCTACTAGTTGATTTTACAAAGAATCCTTtcttgactgcttattgtgtctgtggcagtcaatcccattttatatTTTCTTCCCCTAGGCATTCCTCTTCGATGTGCAGTGGGCAAGGCCTTTTTCAATTTAAAAGGAGGTAAGCCACACTACTGTTGCCCAGAGCAAGAGTCTAGGCAACAAAAGACTTCATTTCCTTCTTCAGGGATCTTGGAAGACTTTTGTACTCAGACCAAAATGACCTTCCATCATTGATCAACTTTGTGTTCTTCCCACATTGGTGGGTTTTTCTGCAGCCTAGATTGGTCTGTGACTCTCGCTTGTAATTTGACAAGATTGGGGTGAAAGTGAAAATGGCATCCTCTCACCCAGGCTGATCCTTCTGCAGCAAAGCAGATCCCTAACCTGGAGGAATACAGCCTCTCCCAGGTCACGTTGGAACAGGTGCGTGGCATAATTTAAAGCAACTAGGCCTCTCTCAGGACTCACTTGCTATTCAGTGATACAGTAAGTTGCTCTGTGTGGAGAgtaaaagaaaacagaaatattCAGTGTCCACAACTTTCAGAAACTCTCCTAGcaataaatgaatattttaagCAGGTGTAATggtaggaagcagcttggcccaatggaaagagtgcagaacTGGGGAGtccggggatctgggttctaattccacctctgccccttgcctgctatgtgacctgaggcaagtcacttctcttctctgtgcttcaggttcctcatctgaaaatgaggataaaattcctctcctgtctctttaactgtgagccccatgtggacagggactttgtccaacctgctgatctaggatataattaataataataactgtggtatttgtagtgttttttgtgtgccaagcactgtactaagcgctgggatagattcaagatcatcaggtcccacatgcagctcccagtctaagttgaagggagaacagctgttgaatccccattttgcagatgggggaattgagaggcccagagaaataaagagctgggattagaactcaggtcctctgcatcccaggcccatggtctttccactaggccagtcagCTTCTCAgcttagtaaacactcagtaaacactctccaaataccattagtatcgttattattactgaaattAGTCGTggtagtagagaaacagcatggctcagtggaaagagcacgggctttggagtcaggggtcatgggttcaaatcccggctccgccacttgtcagctgtgtgactttggggaagtcacttcacttctctgggcctcagtgccctcatctggaaaatggggattaagactgtgagccccccgtgggacaacctcattaccttgtaacctccccagcgcttagaagagtgctttgcaaacagtaagcacttaataaatgctatcattattattagtagtagtagttagtagtagcAATAGAAGTAGTCAGAAATATGCCATATGATCTAGttgctagagcaggggcctgcaagtcagaaggacctggggtctagtcTTGGCcctagcacttgcctgctgtgtgaccttgggaaagtcacttcacttctctctgcctcaattacctcatctgtaaaacggggattaaggctatgagccccatgtgggacaggggctgggattagaatttaggtccttctgactcctaaacccacactcaatctgctaggccacactgtttcttatgtGCCCCTTTGCATATACCTGCATGTCTGCCTCTCAGACCACAGTTGGGTTTGTCTGTCATTTTTTCCCCTGGCCTCTCCACCCCACTCTCGTATCTCTCCTGTTCACTCCTACACTTAAAATAAAAAGTTGGGACTTCTAATTGGAGTTACCAGATGCTGAATCTTGGGTTTCATTCAGGTTGTCGTTTGCTGGACCCTGATAATGCTGAGGTGTAATTCAATGCTAGATCTGGTGTTCTATCTACCTTTATCCGCTACCCCTTCTGTCTTTACTTTGAACTCTCCTTCTGTGTTTtggctttcttttccctcccccgtCAGCTGGGCTCTCTCTTACAAAGGAAATGCTCTTCTTTCTTGGTGACCTTCCACTCTTCCTTCCCTGTCATATTTCTGTTGCTGCATTTGAAGAATTGTTTTAAATTCGGAGTCCAAGGactgtgattattttttttttttttggatgaatTAGCGTTGGCATTTTCTATTGAAcacaagggagaggaggaggtagaaagATTCCAGCCACCCTGACTGCTCCATAGCTGAGTTTACGTTGCAATTACTTCATTTTCCCCCAAATAATCCGCATCAGTGACATCTGGCCACCAACATCAAATGTCTGGCTTCTAACGAACCAGGACGGATCAGCCCTCCGAGCGGCCTTTTGGTGGTATCGAGTTTCGGCCCAGAATTCCTTGGTGTGTTCGGCAGCATCTGCTTTACATCAGCTGTTCTTTCCTGCGTAAACATCCTTGGCCCTGTTTCTGATGGTGTCCGGTCACCGTGCGCTGCACAGTGCAATCAAACTGAACCATTTCAGTTCAAGTCATTTTTGACCAAGTTGTTGACCAGTCGGCTCCATCCCCAGTTGCTTTTTAAGCCTCTGTGTGTCAGCCAAAGTGAAAGAAGTGATGAAGTgatcccctccttccacccctctcAGGCTTCGATCCCTTGCCCCCCTCCAGTTTgggtcttttttaatggtatttaagcatttactgggtaccaggctctgtactaaatgctgggttggttacaagctaatcaggttggagaaagtcccaggtcctgcctggggctcaccgtcttaatccccattttacaggtaaggtaaccgaggcacgtagaagtgaagtgacttgcccaaggtcacaaagcagacatgtggcaaagtgggattagaacccaagtcttctgactcccaggtgccaattccttctactaggccaatcTGCCTCACTGTCCATATGTGGGCAGAGACCTCCGGCGTGTTGCTAGAAGAGATTGTTCGCAGAGTTTCCATGGACAAAGAGGTCCTAAAGTAAGATGTTTCTCAGGTTGCCTTAGATTTGACCTGGGAAAAACTTGGCTTGGAAAACAAGGAACTTAAGTAAACATCTCTCCTGAGGGCTTTTGCATTCCCCTGGTAaagcgcttgttaagtgcttcttaacagagctcagtcttcatcctcattttacaaacgaggtaactgtggcccagagaagtgaaatgacttgcccagggtctcacaacagacaagtgacagagctgggattagaaccctagtccttctgactcccaagtccctgctctatccactaagccgggcTGGTTTCCAGAGTGACGGGGTTAGAGCTGATGACCTCTTGAGGCCCTTCAGCCCCTCGATTCCAAGATCAGTTTTTGCCCTGTATGGGAAAATTCCCAGAAGAACAATGAGTTCTTTGGAGTCCTGGAAACGGTTTGGCTCGGGACTCTGTCTTATCCTTTCTGCTGCTGGTCATCTGGGCTCTACTGGGCGGTCTCGCTGGAACATGGGGCCCCTCTGCTGGGAACTGGCCCCAGGATGAGCGGAGCCAGAGACAAAGGGGACTCTGTCCCTCCAGCTAAGACAGACAAACCTTTCTTCTGGAGGTGACGTAGTGACCGTGACTTATGTTTGGTGGCCAGTGGTGCCTTCTGTGGAGAAATGGCATTTGGCTGAATAACATGGAGACCACCCGGCTCAGAGGTCCgatcaggagaataataatactgatggcatttgttaagcgcttactatgtgcaaagcactgttctaggtgctgggggaatacaaggtgatcaggttgtcccacgtggggctcacagtcttaatccccattttacagatggggtaactgaggctcagagaagttaagtgatttgcccaatgtcacacagcagacatgtggcggtgttggaattcgaacccattacctcttactccaaagcccgtgctctttccactgagccacgcatggcctagtggaaagagcacaggcctgggaatcagaaggccatggattctaaacttggttccaccacttgtctgctgtgtgaccttgggcaagtcacttcacttctctgggcctcagtaacttcatcggtataatggggattgagagtgtgagccccccatggggcggggatcgtgtccaaactgatttgcttgtggcttagtgggaagagcatgggcttgggagccagaggtcatgggttctaatcctgactccgccacttgtcagctgtttggctttgggcaagtcacttaacttctctgtgcctcagttacctcatctgtaaaatggggattaagactgtgacccccacgtgggacagcatgattaccttattgtaagaataataataaagatgacattaagcacttactatgtgccatgcactgttctaagcactgggataaataaagggtaaacagggtgtcccacttggTTGTCCAGcaaatccaccctagcactttgcttggggcatagtaagtgcttaactaatacctcaattattattattactattattattattattattatcattctaatcctggctccacaacttgtcttctgtgtgatcttgggcaaggcacttcacttctctgtgccttagttacctcatctgtaaaatggggattaagactgtgagccccatgtgggacaggaactcagaAGAACATTACTTGGTGCCTCTGTCTGTCtggggaagtgcttagtacagtgcttttcacacagtaagtactcaaaaaatatcattaattggggaagaaatgccatttcagcctcctttcttggACGGCTTTGCAGATGCCACTCACTTTGATGCATGAATCAAGAAAATACAGCAACCCAGGGTGAAAAcaggtcatctagtccatcccctcgcctcccaAGTGTGACCTGTCGAACATCCCAGACAGATAAAAATCTATGTATTAAAAATTCCCTGGGAGAAAGCAAGTATTGTTGCTAGCTACCCATATGTACCTGATTCTTATTAGGCACCTCctaatccagtggtatttatcaaatgcttattgCGTGCATAGTAGTCTACTGAGCATTTGAGAAAATACAGTATAGTTGAAGCAGACACAGTTTGTGCTGGAGATTATTTAGAGCAGACAAGCCTTATTCAGCAACCAGCCCCTTTCAGTGAGTCCTTGCTGGGTTTATCACGCTGCTTTGTAacgttgggcaagtgacttaaattatctgtgcctctgttccctcatctgtaaaatggggattcaatacctgttcttcctccttctttagactgtgagccccatataggaccagattatcttacatctacctccgtgcttagtacagtgcttggtacttagtaagcatttaacagtgctctgcacacagttagcactcaataaatacgattgattgatttaacaaataccacaattttttattgttatttattattattatcagtaccaGTATTTTCAGCCCTCCCTGTCGTAGAATTGTTCCTTATGTCTAACTTCCATTCTTGGTTCTCCATTTGACGTCTCATACTCTGTAGATGTGAAAGACTGAAAGGTATCATGCTCTAAATCATTTACGTGTTGAGAAAGGGTATGAATTAACAGTGTTTGTGGtgtccattaagcacttaatacaagccaagagctgttctaaggtaatcaggttgggcacagtccttctcccacatggggcttaaagagttagtaggagagagaactgaggcacagagaagttaagtggcttgcccaaggtcacacagcaggcagatggtagagctgggatgaaaacccatgctcttttccgtGGTCACCATCAGTTCTAGACATTCTAGCAGAACTAATGGGTTGAAGGAATTGAGGGTgctgtaataaataccatcactactattaaaTCGAATCCTGCCCCTAAGAACACACTGATTCCATTGGAGGGCTGATATCGAGGACAGTGGACCAGAACGGGACAATGAAAGGTTTCCCAGCATCGTCCTGGAGTCACCAAaaatctctgctcctctcttATCCACTGGGAAAGGCCAGGAATGATGAACTTTTGTTGTTTCTGCTATGAGAGCCCGCAGATGTTTCCAGAtcggaaaaggaagagaaaaacatcctcttccccatcactccCCCTCAGTCTTGTTGacaccaacaacaaaaaatgccTAGTGTGTGTGGTTTTCAGCAAGAACGGGGAAAACTGTTTTCCACTTTTCCCAGAAACGACGGGTGAGATTTCCCTGCGTGTTTTCCAAGCTGGGAAAATAGGCCTCACCGAAATCCCTCATGGCTCACAAGGATCGTCCAAGATGTGAGTCAGACTCTTTTGTGGTAGTTGACCTCTTCCAGCTTGGCACAGGCTTTCTACACTTGATGGGATGAGGAGAGACCTTCTTATTCCGGTCTGTCGTGGTGGGGGCATgcgggggagggtgtgtgtgtctcCTCATAGGCTGACTGAAAAAAGCTGATGTGCCATCCATAGGTTTTCAGAGTGTGCCATCTTCTGGTCTAATCTTTCAACTTTTCTAATCTTTTGACTGTTCTTCAGCTCCCTACTTGAATCTGGTCATCATCGGTGTTACTTATTGGAGCGCTGACCGCATTCAGA harbors:
- the LOC119937474 gene encoding ATP-binding cassette sub-family A member 10-like → MLHAISIMHCIGFIQHPKSKFGRGDVLEMKAKETGQMEALHTEILWLVSQTTLRERSPLIAAVLPHSLRWEPRFCWWSDEL